Within the Telopea speciosissima isolate NSW1024214 ecotype Mountain lineage chromosome 4, Tspe_v1, whole genome shotgun sequence genome, the region ACCATCTGATGGAGAGGCAAGGCATTGCATGAACTAGCTACAATGTACATCAAATGTTCCTCCAGTATATACATATGTAGAACCTCAAGTTCGCCGTAGAAAAGAATTGGTATTACCAGGGATTTTAGGAGGAGATCCTTGGGCCCCATAACCGAGTTTTGCAGGTATCTTCAATTTCCGCTTCTCCCCTACACATGCTCCCAGGAGTCCTTGGTCCCATCCTGTAAGAGGCATCTTATCAGAAGCAGATACAAAACTCCAGGAAATGTACAACAGTCTGTACTTCTCATTATGTCTAGCCAAAATGTTGAATAAGATGATGAAGAgaactgaaatttgaaaaacaaCTAACACAAAATCTAAGCTGTTACCAGTAAGTTACCAATCCAAACTACTCTCCTCAATTTTTTGGAGGaattcaataaaatataaaCCTCGAGCATAAAACTTCATAATGAACAGAATGTAAGATAAATAATCCTTTTCGAGATCCAAAGACTTCAAGACAGTTATAATCACATGCCTTAATTCCATCACTACCTCCCTTAAGCTATTACATTCATGCCAATGAATTTTGGGATCATGTATTTAGTTAATCAGGGTTTAGTCTTTACTGCACCTGTCTTGAAGCAGATTGGAGTGTTTAGTTTAATGTTCTTTTCAACTCATATGCGCGTATGGTAGCCTCCTGATGCTTCAATGACAACATAAGCATTCTTGATTGCATATGTCGCATTTGCCTTTATTGTAGTTAGAAGGCACATTTAACTAAGTAGATTTTCTACAATATAATTTTACACAAGAAAATGCCTCATGATGTGAAACTAGATGAACTAGAAGCAAAAATGCATGCCATCCTAGCTCCGGAATCTTGGCTTTGAGTTGGCTGCAAGAGAATTAGTTATCCTCTTACTGTtactaaaattttatttttctttgataaCACAAGGGAGTTAAAAAATTGATGGTATATGAGTAATTGATCACAAACCTTTAATTACTTGACCAGAGCCAAGCTCAAACTCAAAAGGGTTACCCCTTTCAAAACTAGAATCAAAAACAGTTCCATCCGTGAGTTTTCCCTGTTCATGTACAGTAGAACCAGTATTAATAAAAAGATGGTTGTGTTAACTCACTCAAACAGATTTGGGAGCAAAtaactgaagaagaaaataaatacataaattccACAACTTCTGATTGAACTTAAATAATGATAGAATtagcaccccaaaaaaaaatgatagaaatgGTTGGGATGCCTTCATTAAGGTAACATCTTGAATATGTAACCAACAACTAGAATAATAATATAAGAACTTGACAATTAAATTCTCAGTTTAAAGCTGCCATAAGAGAATCCAGATATTTGAAAGAGGTGCAGTTCATTATTAGCAGCTCAAGAAAGATGGTGAAAGAAACATGCATTCAATAAATCCAACTGGTAACACAGAATTAGATATGCAGGACCAGTGCAAATGTCTCAATGTCAACAAACTTAAACAGATAGATATTTAACGTATTTTAATAAGTAAAAGGCATCTAAATTTAAATATAGAAGCTGCACAATGTCTAAAACTAGTGGCAGGTTAACTTAAAGTGTTGGATTGGGAGGCCATTGTCATCTTGGCAATTTCTTAATTTGAGATCTTCTCTCATGTTGCTTGCCTTAATTTGGTTAGTGTGCTTACTTCCTTAGCTATGAATTTAGACTTGTAACTAGAACACCAGTTAgagaaccagaaccgagaaatagaagaagaagaggtgaggAGAAGAATGAAATGGTGAAGAGAAGAGAGCTGTCGAACATAACAGCCTCCCTCACcttgcttgtatttataataaaggatTACAATAAGAgagggaattcctaatcatgttaggattccaaattacaataggaaaagagaaagactaGGAAACTAAGACACAAACTCAAACTAGGAGAGACACATACGGAGGAGAGGAATCTTGAGAATCGAGATATCCTCTTCTCCCCTGGACTCAATATACTTCAACAAGACTGACCGCTATATCAATTGGATttatgaggaggtgtatatggagcaacctctagggtatgttgctcaaggggagaaTGCTCACAGAATCTGAAAGTTACACAAGGCAATTTATGGCTTaaaacagtcacctagagcctggttcAATTAGCTTAGTTCGATTGTTACTCGACGAGGCTTCTCACAATGTTATTCTGATCATTCCGTTTTTGTTCGTCGCTGGAATTCTATGGTGATTGTATTGGTGGTGTATGTCAATGATATTATCATATCTAGGGATGATGCATCTGGGATTACAGAGGTTAAATATTATCTACAACAgtattttcagatgaaagactttGGTATTGAAGACCTTCAAAGTAATcacaaagaaaatttttattagACATCTTGTCAAAAACTGGTATGCTTGCTCTTAAACCagtgatactcctatggaataTAGATCCACACCAGAAGTTTGGACAAATGATGGTGAGGAATTTGATGACAAACACCAGTATAGGAGATTAGTAGGGAAACTCATTTACCTTACTGTTACTAGACCAGACATCTTTTGTTGTTGGGAGTAATTAGTCAGTTTATGGAATCACCTAAGAAGACTCGCTGGGAGGCAGCATGTCGAATTTTAAGGTATCTTAAGGGGACTCCAGGAAAGGAGCTCATTTATCGACCTCATCAGCATATTGATTTGGTTGGGTACTCTGATGCAAACTAGGTTGGTGCTAACGGTGATAGAAGGTCTACCACAGATTATTGTACGTTCATTGGTTGCAATCTTGTCACATGcagaagcaagaagcaaatgACTAtggctagatccagtgcagatcatagttgtcacggcatctaggcgacccaaggtgttggagagggtccaaaatcaaggtgaccaaggcgtccaaggcgatgccttgacaactatggtgcagaggctgagtatatggctatggctcatactgcaGCCAAGTTGATGTGGGTGAAATCATTGcttcaagagttggggtttCTGGTTACTAAACCGCTGAAGATGTTCAGTGATAACCAAGCCACTATTTCTATTTATATTGCTAGTAACCCAGTGTTTCATGGtaggaccaaacacattgaagtcgATTGTCACTTTTGTGAGGAGTGCAATAATGAGGAAGTTGATTGATACTCCGTTTATTTCGTCTGCAGATCAGttgggtgatatgtttaccaagtcTCTGTTTAGTCCTGCTTTCCGGAAGGGCTGTTCTAAGATGGGCATGGGTAATtgacatagttgtcacggtgcctaggcgaaccaaggtgGTCGAGGGGGGCAAAAATTAAGGCGACACCAGCAAGGCGCCAATCCAAGCAAAGCCGCCTGGACGCCTGGACAACtactatgctccagcttgagggggtgtGTTAAGATATGTACCACGGGTATTTCTGTCAGACCCTGTGATACTCTATTCTGTTTAATTGGCATTGACCACGATAGGGGCAGTGTCCCTATCGTGGTGTGTGTTAAGTTGTTTAGTTGGTTCGTATGTTTGTTATTTACTTTCCTTGCAAATAAAATTAGTCTTATACTCTTAATaggtttcctactaagagtctatcttctactctctctctctctctctctctcttcttcaagctttgtTAGGACTGGTTATTGGTTTCTCTActgttataaacaacaataaatttTATGGAGGGAATCCACACAAGCAAACCCAATATTCAAAGCATCCCAATCCCAACCATAAAGACTCATAAGCTAGGATAACCCCGAAGTAAATAGAAGAGCTGAAAATGCTTTGCTTGAAAAACTCATCTACTGGGAGTTTCTTTGACCTCAGATCTAATGGAAGGCAATGTTCATGGAGGATGCAAGCACCAGGACTCCCTGTTAAGAAAAGTTGCTAAGTTAGGCCTTGAGTTGGTTTCCGTTCCAGAAGAGAGCTGGAACTTGTTCTAATACAGATGCTCAGTTTTTCAGCGACTCCTCTTGTGTGCTTATCTCACGAAATTCTTCTCTGTTTTGTCCCACAGATGGAAGGTGTTTaatcacacccccccccccctgttttTGATAAATTGTTTAATTGTATCCCTTCATGCACATGATTGAACTCACAGCCACTATTAACAGCATCAATCTTACAAGTGAGAAGATTGATGTCCTGTCTGTATAGTCATAAAATGACCAAGCCTACTGCTATTTTGATCAAAGGTGTAAGCTTCCAAGATATGGATGGaccaaaagaaacagaaaataatgaAACGATTCTAGCAGTTTTTCTTAATGAAGATGACAAACAGTTGAGAGAGGCTTCACGGGAAAGATAGTTCAttttaaataatataaaaaagaaatattagGAGAACAATATGGAAAAGATATGAAGAGGATGAAGTAATAGTAAATATTGGTGGCCTAATGGAACTGCTCGACAAGTGCTATGTGACAAAATGTTAATTAAATATACGTATACCCAATTACACTAAAGCAAGTGAGCTTCCTAGAGAGGGTCTTATTCCCATAGTGTAGTTTCATGAATCATGATGATATCTATGTCCCACTATCGTTGTCATTTTGTAGAACTAGTAGTTGATTAACCATTTTGCACCCCTTTGGGTTATTAAATAAGGAGACTAGCTAAATTGACTATGATGAGCTATTACTTTATAGTTCAGAATGAAAGGCTCCCAAGAAACAACAGATACAATCAACCTAGCTCATTATGTGATGAATGAGCAGAAAGACTCTTAAAAACCAATCAGAATTAGCACATTCAATGGACTCTAATGAGTATATCCAGTACATGATAAAAGTAAATATGGAACATTATACTGTGGCTTGTAAACAGTGGCAAGGAATAATTTGGTGCAGGCTGCAAGCCTAAAAGGGCAAACTGAGTGCTAAAAAGATGTGCATGTAGGTACAGGAGAAGATTCACATGACAGAAGCTTTAACAGGTGAAATGAATTTCAGTCAAGGTCTAAATCATGGTTCCAAACtgaaaatttggttgaaatttcAAAGATATGGTTGGAAGCTTGAGGAGGGGAGGGAggcattagaaaaaaaaacaacttaattTTTCCAACTTTTCCTTCCTATTCTTTCTGCTTTTTTCTGTCAATCATCGTcgtttctgttttgtttctctCCTGTTTCTCCTCTATTTATTCAGTTTCTATCTTATCAAATCTGAACTCTTACTTCCTAGATTTTGTTCCCATCAGCCTCCAAACCTCGGATCCCAAATTGCTGATGAGGAGCCAGCACTGATGATATCAGATTAGCACCAATGTCCTAACTCCTGCCCTAATCAAGGAGTGCTCATAAGCCAGTTCATAAAGTACTTCACACCTGAATTTAAATCATATCAAGATGGCCCTCAGGACGGTATTCAAAATTTAACAACAGCTACATCTAGAGCCACCCTATGTGCACCCATATCCTGGCCCAACTTCATGCAACTAAGAATGAAGTTAGGTAGTTGGATTAGATTCTAAAAGCTAGAGCATCCTTTTCTTTTGCCATCCCAATCATGATATGCTCTCCCTTATTTCCGTACTAAATTAATAATGCAAGAGATGCTGGTTTGCTAACCCTTATGGTAGATCTACACAGACAGAGGCCACCAGCAGTCATAACCCCATGGAAAGCTAAACCATGTAAAAGATATATGcctcaattttattttttaaatcaagtTAGATATTTAACATTCTGCAATGAAATTCAGCTAACTACCTCAGCAAATCATGGCaaccaaaagagaaaattagaaTCAGAGTATATGAACTTGACCAATAAAAGCATAGGCTTGAATGACTAAAGCCAAATTCAATATTGCTGATTTAATCATCTAAAGCTGAGAACAGAAGTAGCAGTTCTCTTCAGGGAAAATATTCGGCATACTCATTATCTCTCGTGTCTCTCTATAGGGATAATGAGCTATCAACAAGTAATGAAAAAGTGCAGGAGAAATTTTACTCGGTAATAAAGTGATACAAATATTAACACAAGAGAATATAAAAATCCATTTCAATCTTTAATCCAAAAAGTGTAGCAGGTTTCCTAAATAGAAGTTGAATGACTAATTTCAGGTTTCCAAAAGATCTGCACAATAAGCAACTGGTATGTATAGCAAATCCCTGAAGTCATATACTGGCTGGATAAATTATACCATTCGTTTCCCTATTACAATGTCCAACCGTAGATTTCAATATACAATTAAACATGAAGCAGCACAATCACGTACCCTATAGTGTACTTTGATTCTATCACCTTTGTGAGCCTGAATATCACAAGATTCTGGCTTATGctgcaagaagaaaagaaatatgggTTAAAGATAAGCAAGGTTGGGGCGGGGGGAAGGGGAGCGGTAAAGAAACCCTAAAAGTTGCCTCTGCATTGTGGATATACATTTATGTAAATGTGTTTTTCTTCCTCCAATAGACTAAAATCACAACATTCATGTACTGGTAAATGTGTGTGCAAGTATCTGAGCTCAAGGTTTCAAATGATGCAAAAAACCAGAACAGATAGGATTCTTTTATGCACAACATAAATTTAGAAAAAAGGGTGAGAATGA harbors:
- the LOC122657689 gene encoding peptidyl-prolyl cis-trans isomerase FKBP15-1-like: MATMDFRCFLMTASVLIPLLLYISSASADKSGDVTELQIGVKHKPESCDIQAHKGDRIKVHYRGKLTDGTVFDSSFERGNPFEFELGSGQVIKGWDQGLLGACVGEKRKLKIPAKLGYGAQGSPPKIPGGATLIFDTELVAVNGKTSSGAKATAGGNEL